In Mycteria americana isolate JAX WOST 10 ecotype Jacksonville Zoo and Gardens chromosome 3, USCA_MyAme_1.0, whole genome shotgun sequence, a single genomic region encodes these proteins:
- the LOC142407327 gene encoding cullin-9-like isoform X4 yields MVNERHNGNLLVHLGPKLQAYPEELLRQRRGHDGQPEYLIQWSIISLEERAVGGSSASSAETKPENILMWMSAEEVCASCPALLGKRKLEGQWVKEEKAASPLAGDVPLDEASLLEMKADVRSLVQRAGRQMAEAGAPESSILNTIHVLSAYASIGSLAGAFKETGALDLLMKMLCHKEKQIRRSAGKMLRALASHDAGSWAYVLLSLSQQDGIEQHMDFDSRYTLLELFAETTSSEEHCMSFEGIHLPQIPGKLLFVLVKRYLCVTSLMDKLSGGVEQGGEQQDCAVPSLLTEERSRVKQEFEFSMAMANLILELVHVMGWDRSCKPELLPQQELRPRTTRSIFQHRATSCTTTQAAPTPPPKEPSIFKTRSAFPSRSSYVEYVQANLVCGMRVRMLEDYEQVSAGDEGDFRQSNDGTPPVQVYWQALGSTYWVHWHMVEIIGPSGQEEHEGQEKVSTLTHSHKLAAAQRGSSEDVAQPFFCKPFGGLYSLPYLGEQPTKAAEILSRAEWWELLFFVKKLEAQEQKEITCLIQQNWGEQLLEVDEEALIQLSVPVELAQKVLLVLEKRCQGSAQRDLRSSHIYAKYFLGRGAEQDGGGSTVVSSEGASCRSTSPEATTAKAVKEDLSAATVPPRAPAVAVKSDSQLFSELLAREGLFFPEVMEEQIKVLVSSKGVSERGSLAKVAATVDMIQSSSSEVGLRLAGLQHIVKILEEEPEPEQQVGKAQGGLGTRSVGEKLVKVAVELLSTEVAEKALVVVTLRLLAVLMAKYDWRVRFATEGGVRAVLACMQQHGSSALVQQAGLAALKVLVGAVAGEPGGAGGKPLPLNHADAQMMREIFASIGSASSEGSASLLRAIPAAMSTMQRVPGGSSGVQNGLLVVNMLIDSHRGLAEQLASCDLPTVLQSCWWDRQSTGCPHAMLALSVINRLAEHRLPLGLEMAGREAPLDLRDMQTLLGGLGDSILSKDVVVALERQLCGEVPVPSGEVAQLLQDHRCFRLLLRSFELLGAEKAVSLSILRILNKFLDSYQEDVLPWHECVEPCLSSLSAHSGDREQVVQEFVGFLHRLATASKDCTVAMCRVGTREALSKALDKHSTAPSLAPALLDLVIDCEKYASLYKKLTTSILAGCIQLVLGQIEEHRRSHQPISIPFFDVFLRNLCQGSSVEVKEDKCWEKVQVSSNPHRASKLTDGNPKTYWESNGSTGSHFITVHMQCGVVVREMSMLVASEDSSYMPARVVVLGGDSPATIRTELNAVTVLPSDSRVILLENMTRFWPVIQIRVKRCQQEQLCRRTFLSCTARAHAWCQEICRDRGRLLQLFGRLNRALQHEQGFADRFLPDDEAARALGRTCWEALVNPLVQSITSPDPHGVSPLAWLLSEYLESAEPSRRATSRGAVFGSRVRRLTQLLVHVDPGSPEPEEARAAGGKEGKNKEVPARAVKAVVEKSSGLWGISQCWRGVVQQQVQRFLEAAGQAPDLVERYCGLYQRLRGATEELFGQQAAFVLALGQGFAGALLQLSFLTTLHVSEQFARYLDGQIQELHGAVGSAGPLQRLQQILEPFIVFSGLELAHTFEHFYRHYLGDRLLAQGPSWLEGAIVDQIGLCFPSRFPQEMLSNLAESEELQQQFYLFQLQEQDKRLLELDMGLDEALGTASVADVPEVKVLALAPRCWPVSPSCYMDEPGRFFSAALSSPLDEFADFCRRSQSQLGWECTKPRRLQWTWLGHAELQFGDCVLHVSTLQMYILLCFNSAEEVAVEALLQATGLPADLVHQALTPLTHGEGVLVWSCMSGAPGALRLNQAALAHASGRHLRLLPRQRYLRAERAELSALERKRNILCCLITRILKVEKQLHIDNLVFRVIDACQKGELSPGLQFLSFCCHSVDVLSCVLHLLNQGYLRRQEERPHVLEYISAEPTTPPASQVQPQVAFQTVEIKTAASPASAERRQTFSTFR; encoded by the exons ATGGTGAACGAGAGGCATAATGGCAACCTGCTTGTGCACCTGGGACCCAAACTGCAGGCCTACCCAGAAGAGCTGCTCCGGCAACGGCGAGGCCACGACGGCCAGCCTGAGTACCTGATCCAGTGGAGCATCATCAGCTTGGAAGAGAGAGCAGTGGGAGGCAGCAGTGCCTCCTCTGCAGAGACCAAGCCGGAGAACATCTTGATGTGGATGTCTGCAGAAGAGGTCTGTGCCAGCTGCCCGGCGCTGCTGGGCAAGAGGAAGCTGGAAGGGCAGTGGGTGAAAGAGGAGAAGGCAGCCAGCCCGTTGGCTGGAGATGTCCCGCTGGATGAAGCCTCACTGCTGGAGATGAAGGCTGATGTCAGGAGCCTGGTGCAGCGAGCTGGCCGGCAGATGGCCGAGGCCGGGGCTCCCGAGTCCTCCATCCTCAACACCATCCATGTGCTGAGTGCGTACGCCAGCATTGGCTCGCTGGCGGGTGCCTTCAAGGAGACGGGAGCCCTCGACTTGCTGATGAAGATGCTGTGCCACAAGGAGAAGCAAATCCGCCGCAGTGCTGGCAAGATGCTGAGGGCCCTGGCTTCGCATGATGCAG GGAGTTGGGCCTATGTCCTGCTGTCCCTGAGCCAGCAGGATGGCATTGAGCAGCACATGGACTTTGACAGTCGCTACACCTTGCTGGAGCTGTTTGCTGAGACAACATCCTCTGAAGAGCACTGCATGTCCTTTGAGGGGATTCACCTTCCCCAG ATCCCCGGGAAGCTGCTGTTCGTCCTGGTGAAGCGCTACCTGTGTGTCACTTCTCTCATGGACAAGCTCAGCGGTGgcgtggagcagggaggggagcagcaggactGCGCTGTGCCCAGCCTGCTCACTGAGGAGAGGAGCCGTGTGAAGCAGGAGTTTGAGTTCAGCATGGCTATGGCAAATCTCATCTTGGAGCTGGTGCATGTGATGGGCTGGGACCGCAGCTgcaagccagagctgctgccccaaCAGGAGCTGCGGCCTCGCACCACCCGCTCCATCTTCCAGCACAGAGCCACGTCCTGCACCACTACTCAAGCAGCCCCCACTCCCCCACCAAAAGAGCCCAGCATCTTCAAGACGCGCTCAGCCTTCCCAAGCCGCAGCAGCTACGTGGAGTATGTGCAGGCGAACCTGGTGTGCGGCATGCGGGTGCGCATGCTGGAGGACTACGAGCAGGTCAGCGCGGGTGACGAGGGTGACTTCCGCCAGAGCAACGACGGCACACCGCCTGTGCAG GTGTACTGGCAAGCCCTGGGCTCTACATACTGGGTTCACTGGCACATGGTGGAGATCATTGGCCCTTCAGGGCAAGAGGAGCATGAGGGCCAGGAGAAGGTGTCCACCCTGACACACAGCCACAAACTGGCAGCAG CCCAAAGAGGTTCAAGTGAAGATG TTGCGCAGCCGTTTTTCTGCAAGCCCTTTGGGGGGCTGTACTCCCTGCCTTACCTGGGGGAGCAGCCAACCAAGGCTGCAGAGATCCTGAGCCGTGCCGAGTGGTGGGAGCTGCTCTTCTTTGTGAAGAAGCTGGAAGCGCAGGAGCAGAAAGAGATCACCTGTCTCATCCAGCAGAACTGGGGAGAGCAG CTGTTGGAGGTGGATGAAGAAGCCCTGATCCAGCTGTCGGTACCTGTGGAGCTGGCCCAGAAGGTGCTGCTGGTCTTGGAGAAGCGGTGCCAGGGCAGCGCTCAGCGTGACCTGCGCAGCTCCCACATCTACGCCAAATACTTCCTCGGTAGAGGGGCCGAGCAGGATGGCGGAGGGAGCACCGTGGTGTCCTCGGAGGGCGCCAGCTGCAGGAGCACTAGCCCTGAAGCCACGACGGCCAAGGCAGTGAAGGAAGACCTTTCCGCAGCCACAGTGCCACCCCGAGCCCCCGCTGTGGCGGTGAAGTCGGATTCCCAGCTGTTCAGTGAGCTCCTTGCGAGGGAAGGGCTGTTCTTCCcggaggtgatggaggagcagATCAAAG TGTTGGTCAGCTCCAAGGGGGTGAGCGAGAGGGGCTCGCTGGCCAAGGTTGCAGCCACGGTGGATATGatccagagcagcagctcagaggtggGGCTGCGCTTAGCTGGGCTCCAGCACATCGTGAAGATCCTGGAGGAGGAGCCTGAGCCCGAGCAGCAAGTCGGCAAAGCCCAGGGCGGGCTGGGGACCAGGAGTGTTGG GgagaagctggtgaaggtggCAGTGGAGCTGCTGAGCACTGAGGTGGCAGAgaaggccctggtggtggtgacGCTGCGGCTGCTGGCTGTGCTCATGGCGAAGTACGACTGGCGTGTGCGGTTTGCCACGGAGGGCGGTGTGCGGGCTGTGCTGGCCTGCATGCAGCAGCATGGCTCCTCCGCCCTGGTGCAGCAGGCTGGCCTGGCG GCCCTGAAGGTACTGGTGGGAGCTGTGGCCGGCGAGCCAGGAGGTGCCGGCGGGAAGCCCTTGCCCCTGAACCACGCCGACGCGCAGATGATGCGGGAGATCTTTGCCAGCATTGGCTCTGCCTCCAGCGAGGGCTCGGCAAGCCTGCTGCGTGCCATCCCTGCTGCCATGAGCACCATGCAGCGGGTCCCAGG GGGCTCCTCAGGGGTGCAGAACGGCTTGCTGGTGGTGAACATGCTGATCGACAGCCACCGTGGCCTGGCGGAGCAGCTGGCAAGCTGCGATCTCCCCAcggtgctgcagagctgctggtgggacaGGCAGAGCACTGGCTGCCCTCACGCGATGCTGGCCCTCAGCGTGATCAACCGCCTTGCGGAGCACCGGCTGCCCCTGGGCCTGGAGATGGCAG GCAGAGAGGCCCCACTGGACCTGAGGGACATGCAGACGCTTCTGGGTGGCCTGGGGGACAGCATCTTGTCCAAGGACGTGGTGGTGGCCCTAGAGCGGCAGCTCTGTGGTGAAGTCCCCGTCCCCTCTGGCGAGgtggcccagctgctgcaggaccaCAGGTGCTTCAGGCTGCTGCTGCGCAGCTTTGAGCTGCTGGGGGCAGAGAAGGCTGTGAGCCTGAGCATCCTCAG GATCCTGAACAAGTTCCTGGACAGTTACCAGGAGGATGTGCTGCCCTGGCACGAGTGTGTGGAGCCCTGTTTGTCCTCCCTGAGTGCCCACAGCGGTGACCGAGAG CAGGTGGTGCAGGAGTTTGTTGGCTTCCTGCACCGCCTGGCCACCGCCAGCAAGGACTGCACGGTGGCGATGTGCCGTGTGGGCACCCGCGAGGCTCTGTCCAAAGCCCTGGACAAGCACAGCACGGCCCCGTCGCTGGCGCCAGCCCTGCTCGACCTGGTGATTGACTGCGAGAAGTATGCCAGCCTCTACAAGAAGCTGACGACCAGCATCTTGGCTGGCTGCATCCAG CTGGTCCTGGGGCAGATTGAGGAGCACCGCCGGAGCCACCAGCCCATCAGCATCCCCTTCTTTGATGTCTTTCTGCGCAACCTGTGCCAAG GCTCCAGCGTGGAGGTGAAGGAGGACAAGTGTTGGGAGAAGGTGCAGGTCTCCTCCAACCCCCACCGGGCCAGCAAGCTCACGGATGGGAACCCCAAGACGTACTGGGAGTCAAACGGCAGCACTGGCTCCCACTTCATCACTGTCCACATGCAGTGTGGTGTGGTGGTcag GGAGATGAGCATGCTGGTGGCCAGCGAGGACTCCAGCTACATGCCGGCCCGGGTCGTGGTGCTGGGGGGAGACAGCCCGGCCACCATCAGAACCGAGCTTAACGCA GTGACCGTCCTGCCCTCCGACAGCAGAGTGATCCTGCTGGAGAACATGACCCGCTTCTGGCCCGTCATCCAGATCCGGGTGAAGCGGTGCCAGCAG GAGCAGCTGTGCCGGCGGACGTTCCTCTCCTGCACTGCTCGGGCTCATGCCTGGTGCCAGGAGATCTGCCGGGACCGGGGGCGACTGCTGCAGCTCTTTGGCAG GCTGAACCGGGCGCTGCAGCACGAGCAGGGCTTTGCCGACCGCTTCCTTCCTGATGACGAGGCAGCCCGGGCCTTGGGCAGGACGTGCTGGGAGGCCCTGGTGAACCCCTTGGTGCAGAGCATCACCAGCCCAG ACCCCCACGGCGTCAGCCCCCTGGCCTGGCTGCTGAGTGAGTACCTGGAGAGCGCGGAGCCGTCCCGCCGTGCCACGAGCCGTGGTGCTGTCTTTGGTTCCCGTGTGCGGCGCCTGACCCAGCTCCTGGTGCATGTGGACCCCGGCAGCCCAGAGCCAGAGGAAGCAAGAGCAGCTG gtgggaaggaggggaagaacaaGGAGGTGCCGGCCAGGGCTGTGAAGGCGGTGGTGGAGAAGTCAAGCGGCCTGTGGGGCATCTCGCAGTGCTGGCGTGGTGTGGTGCAGCAGCAG GTGCAGCGGTTCCTGGAGGCGGCAGGGCAGGCGCCGGACCTTGTGGAGCGATACTGCGGGCTGTACCAGCGCCTGCGTGGTGCCACAGAGGAGCTCTTTGGGCAGCAGGCTGCCTTTGTGCTGGCCCTGGGCCAGGGCTTCGCTGGGGCTTTGCTTCAGCTCTCCTTCCTTACCACCCTGCAC GTGAGTGAGCAGTTTGCCCGCTACCTTGATGGGCAGATTCAGGAGCTCCATGGGGCTGTGGGCAGCGCAGGGCCgctgcagcggctgcagcagATCCTGGAGCCCTTCATCGTCTTCAGTGGCCTGGAGCTCGCCCACACCTTCGAGCACTTCTACCG GCACTACCTGGGGGACCGGCTCCTGGCGCAAGGGCCGTCTTGGCTGGAAGGAGCCATTGTGGACCAGATCGGGCTGTGCTTCCCCAGCCGCTTCCCCCAAGAGATGCTGAGCAACTTGGCTGAGTCGGAGGAGCTCCAGCAGCAGTTTtacctcttccagctgcaggagcaggacaagCGGCTGCTGGAGCTAGACATGGGCCTGGACGAG GCACTGGGGACGGCTTCGGTGGCGGATGTGCCGGAGGTGAAGGTGCTGGCCTTGGCCCCGCGCTGCTGGCCCGTTTCCCCGTCCTGCTACATGGATGAACCTGGGAGGTTTTTCTCGGCGGCCCTGAGCTCTCCCCTGGATGAGTTTGCCGACTTCTGCAGGCGGA GCCAGAGCCAGCTGGGCTGGGAGTGCACGAAGCCCCGGCGGTTGCAGTGGACGTGGCTGGGCCATGCTGAACTGCAGTTTGGAGACTGCGTCCTCCACGTGTCCACGCTGCAGATGTACATCCTGCTGTGCTTCAACAGCGCTGAG gaggtggctgtggAGGCCCTGCTGCAGGCTACGGGGCTCCCTGCTGACCTGGTGCACCAGGCACTGACACCGCTGACCCACGGCGAGGGCGTCCTGGTGTGGAGCTGCATGTCGGGAG CTCCAGgtgcactgcggctgaaccaggcAGCCCTGGCCCATGCCTCTGGCCGCCACCTGAGGCTGCTGCCCCGGCAGAGGTACCTGCGGGCAGAGAGGGCTGAGCTCAGCGccctggaaaggaagaggaacatCCTCTGCTGCCTCATCACCCGCATCCTCAAGGTGGAGAAGCAGCTTCACATTGACAACCTGGTGTTTAGG GTGATTGATGCCTGTCAGAAGGGTGAGTTGAGTCCAGGGCTGCAGTTCCTGAGCTTCTGCTGCCACAGCGTGGATGTGCTGTCCTGCGTCCTGCACCTGCTGAACCAGGGCTATCTCCGGCGCCAGGAGGAGAGGCCTCATGTCTTGGAATACATCTCTGCTGAGCCCACAACACCCCCTGCCTCCCAggtccagccccaggttgccTTCCAGACTGTAGAGATCAAGACAGCAGCAAGCCCAGCCTCTGCCGAAAGGAGACAGACTTTTTCTACCTTCAGGTAG